One genomic window of Tatumella citrea includes the following:
- a CDS encoding RidA family protein, which yields MTITRIDPEHRMSEAVIHNETVYYTSVPEDLEGDAFAQTADALAVIDRLLARVGSDKTKILDATIFLTDKDDFAAMNKAWDAWVAPDNAPVRCTVQAGLMHPKYKVEIKIIAAR from the coding sequence ATGACTATTACCCGGATTGACCCGGAACACCGGATGTCAGAAGCCGTTATTCATAACGAAACAGTGTATTACACCAGTGTCCCTGAAGACCTTGAGGGCGATGCTTTTGCCCAGACAGCCGATGCCCTGGCGGTTATCGACCGGTTACTGGCTCGCGTTGGCTCTGATAAAACTAAAATACTCGATGCCACTATTTTTCTGACCGACAAAGACGACTTTGCCGCCATGAACAAAGCCTGGGATGCGTGGGTTGCCCCTGATAACGCACCAGTACGCTGTACTGTTCAGGCCGGTCTGATGCATCCTAAGTACAAAGTCGAAATCAAGATTATTGCCGCCCGCTAA
- a CDS encoding L-serine ammonia-lyase encodes MISVFDMFKIGIGPSSSHTVGPMKAGKQFVDELLAEDKLFLTTRIAVDVYGSLSLTGHGHHTDIAIIMGLAGATPDSVDIDSIPAFVADVNQRQRLLLAGGQHEVSFPREGGMVFRSDNLPLHENGLTLTAWNDDHCLLKKTYYSVGGGFIVEEQHFGQSALDTVEVPYAFHSAKELLSHCHSTGLSVSGLVLKNELALHSRDDISHYFAAVWQTMQACIDRGLNTEGVLPGPLRVPRRAAALRRLLVSGSKNSTDPMNVIDWVNMFALAVNEENAAGGRVVTAPTNGACGIIPAVLSYYDQFISPVNNEVALRYFLASGAVGILYKMNASISGAEVGCQGEVGVACSMAAAGLAELSGASPEQVCVAAEIGMEHNLGLTCDPVAGQVQVPCIERNAIASVKAINAARMALRRTTEPRVSLDKVIETMYETGKDMNAKYRETSRGGLAIKVQCD; translated from the coding sequence GTGATAAGTGTCTTCGACATGTTCAAAATTGGTATTGGCCCTTCCAGTTCCCATACCGTGGGGCCAATGAAAGCAGGTAAACAGTTTGTCGATGAACTGCTGGCTGAGGATAAATTATTTCTTACCACCCGGATCGCGGTTGATGTTTATGGCTCTTTGTCGCTCACCGGACACGGGCATCATACTGATATTGCGATTATTATGGGACTGGCCGGGGCTACACCTGATAGCGTTGATATTGACAGCATCCCCGCGTTTGTTGCCGATGTGAATCAGCGTCAGCGTTTGCTGCTGGCAGGTGGTCAGCATGAGGTAAGCTTCCCTCGCGAAGGCGGAATGGTGTTCCGCAGTGATAATCTGCCACTGCATGAAAACGGACTGACTCTCACCGCCTGGAATGATGATCACTGCCTGCTGAAAAAAACTTACTATTCAGTCGGAGGTGGATTTATTGTCGAAGAGCAGCATTTTGGCCAGTCGGCATTAGATACCGTCGAAGTACCTTATGCGTTTCATTCAGCTAAAGAGTTACTCTCTCACTGTCACTCTACCGGTTTATCGGTTTCAGGCCTGGTACTGAAAAATGAGCTGGCGTTGCACAGCCGTGATGATATCAGTCATTACTTTGCCGCTGTCTGGCAGACCATGCAGGCTTGTATTGATCGCGGTCTGAATACTGAGGGGGTATTGCCTGGACCTTTACGTGTCCCCCGCCGCGCGGCGGCATTACGTCGTCTTTTGGTTTCCGGAAGTAAGAACTCGACCGACCCGATGAACGTTATCGACTGGGTCAATATGTTTGCGTTGGCAGTGAATGAAGAAAATGCGGCCGGCGGCCGTGTAGTTACGGCACCGACCAATGGCGCCTGTGGCATTATTCCGGCAGTTCTTTCTTATTACGACCAGTTTATCTCACCGGTGAATAATGAAGTGGCCCTGCGCTATTTCCTGGCCTCCGGAGCTGTAGGGATTTTGTATAAAATGAATGCGTCGATTTCCGGCGCAGAAGTTGGATGCCAGGGAGAAGTGGGTGTTGCCTGTTCGATGGCTGCAGCCGGTCTGGCCGAATTATCCGGAGCCAGCCCTGAGCAGGTCTGTGTTGCCGCAGAAATTGGCATGGAACACAATCTTGGCCTGACCTGTGACCCGGTGGCCGGACAGGTTCAGGTCCCCTGCATCGAACGAAATGCCATTGCCTCAGTGAAAGCCATTAATGCGGCACGTATGGCGCTCAGACGTACGACAGAACCCAGAGTTTCGCTCGATAAGGTCATCGAAACCATGTACGAAACGGGTAAAGATATGAATGCTAAGTATCGGGAAACTTCGCGTGGCGGGTTGGCGATAAAAGTACAGTGTGACTAA
- the pabB gene encoding aminodeoxychorismate synthase component 1 — MTLNTISLEYSPDALNHWFSRVEQLPWAILLSSSAAEHHDNRFDIFSASPLITLSTTGDTTRISDGDTIHHSTRDPLDLLQEALQTLPEVTTSLPDLPFTGGALGLFGYDLGRRFEQLPETAISELHTADMAVGIYDWAMIADHHKQRLTLVSLSDSSQRLEWLNSQQSRPSSAFRLVSEWQSNLSCEQYQQRFSRVKNYIDAGDCYQINLAQRFSADYQGSEWQAFEYLSRQNRAPFSAFMRLPGSCLLSLSPERFLNVKDSQVETRPIKGTRPRLDDPQADAEQARQLATAEKDRAENLMIVDLLRNDIGRVAEPGSVSVPQLFEVETFPAVYHLVSTVRGRLPVGTENSDLLRACFPGGSITGAPKIRAMEIIDELEPHRRNAWCGSIGYLSRCGTMDTNITIRTLIAEQQKLYCTAGGGIVADSVMEDEYQETLHKLQRILPALTRLSAINSDEY, encoded by the coding sequence ATGACTCTGAATACCATCTCTCTCGAATACTCACCGGATGCACTTAATCACTGGTTTTCCCGTGTGGAACAACTGCCGTGGGCCATATTACTGAGCTCTTCAGCGGCCGAACATCACGATAACCGCTTTGATATTTTCAGTGCTTCTCCCCTGATAACGCTGTCGACGACCGGTGATACCACACGGATAAGTGACGGAGATACAATTCATCACTCTACCCGTGACCCGCTGGACTTACTGCAGGAAGCCTTACAGACGCTTCCGGAAGTGACAACATCACTCCCCGACCTGCCTTTTACCGGCGGCGCTCTGGGACTGTTTGGTTATGATTTAGGACGGCGGTTCGAACAGCTTCCGGAGACAGCTATCAGCGAGTTACACACTGCTGATATGGCAGTGGGGATCTACGACTGGGCTATGATAGCAGATCATCATAAACAACGCCTTACTCTGGTCAGCCTCAGTGACAGCAGCCAGCGACTGGAGTGGTTAAATTCGCAGCAATCACGCCCTTCCTCTGCTTTCAGACTGGTTTCGGAATGGCAAAGCAATCTTTCCTGTGAACAGTATCAACAGCGTTTTAGTCGGGTAAAAAATTATATTGATGCCGGAGACTGTTATCAGATAAACCTGGCCCAACGGTTCTCTGCAGATTACCAGGGCAGCGAGTGGCAGGCTTTTGAATATCTAAGCCGTCAGAACCGGGCTCCGTTCAGTGCGTTTATGCGCCTGCCAGGTAGCTGTTTACTCAGTTTATCTCCTGAACGCTTTCTAAATGTTAAAGACAGCCAGGTGGAAACCCGTCCCATCAAAGGGACCCGACCACGCCTTGATGATCCACAAGCGGATGCAGAACAAGCCCGACAACTGGCAACCGCAGAAAAAGACCGTGCTGAGAATCTGATGATTGTTGACCTGTTGCGCAATGACATCGGGCGAGTGGCCGAACCCGGCAGTGTCAGTGTACCGCAGTTATTTGAGGTCGAGACGTTTCCGGCGGTCTATCATCTGGTCAGCACCGTACGTGGCAGACTGCCTGTCGGTACCGAAAACAGCGATCTGCTACGTGCCTGTTTTCCGGGAGGCTCGATAACCGGAGCACCAAAAATTCGCGCCATGGAAATTATTGATGAACTTGAACCTCACCGACGTAATGCCTGGTGTGGCAGCATCGGTTACTTAAGCCGTTGCGGTACTATGGATACCAATATCACAATCCGTACCCTGATTGCCGAGCAACAGAAACTCTATTGTACCGCCGGAGGCGGAATTGTTGCTGACAGTGTGATGGAAGATGAATACCAGGAAACATTACACAAATTACAACGTATTTTGCCGGCACTGACCCGCTTATCGGCGATAAACTCTGATGAATATTGA
- a CDS encoding YoaH family protein, which yields MFNGLPALSHQQQQQAVERIHQLIAEGMSSGEAIALVAAEIRKTHQGGQSLARFEDEDDDADEHE from the coding sequence ATGTTTAATGGATTACCCGCACTTTCTCATCAACAGCAGCAGCAGGCTGTTGAGCGTATTCATCAACTGATTGCGGAAGGTATGTCAAGCGGCGAAGCCATTGCGCTGGTTGCTGCAGAAATACGCAAAACGCACCAGGGCGGGCAGAGTCTGGCACGTTTTGAAGATGAAGACGACGACGCTGACGAGCATGAGTGA
- a CDS encoding Slp family lipoprotein, translating into MLSLRNGCSALMLASVLLLAGCATVPQSIRGTSPQPQQDLVRVMNAPQLYVGQESRFGGQVVNVTNSNGMTRIELAVQPLDDSARPVLGSASTGRIYADVHGFVDPVNLNNQYLTVLGNIRGTEKGQIGQATYDFLVIDVTGYQRWHLASQVVSPPMPMDPWIWYGPGPGRYRHGYWGNPWWGFYSPGPATVQTYLTE; encoded by the coding sequence ATGCTCAGTTTACGAAATGGTTGTTCTGCATTGATGCTGGCATCCGTGTTATTGCTTGCCGGATGTGCAACTGTACCGCAAAGTATCCGCGGAACTTCACCTCAGCCGCAGCAGGATTTGGTTCGGGTGATGAACGCCCCGCAGCTGTATGTCGGTCAGGAATCACGTTTTGGTGGCCAGGTGGTGAATGTCACCAACAGTAATGGTATGACCCGTATTGAACTGGCGGTCCAGCCGCTGGACGATAGTGCACGTCCGGTTCTGGGTTCGGCATCCACCGGACGTATTTATGCAGATGTGCATGGATTTGTAGACCCGGTTAATCTGAACAATCAGTACCTGACAGTATTAGGGAATATTCGTGGTACTGAAAAAGGCCAGATTGGCCAGGCAACCTATGACTTCCTGGTTATTGATGTAACGGGTTACCAACGCTGGCACCTGGCCAGCCAGGTGGTAAGTCCGCCGATGCCGATGGATCCGTGGATTTGGTATGGTCCTGGTCCTGGCCGTTATCGCCATGGCTACTGGGGGAATCCCTGGTGGGGTTTTTATAGCCCCGGCCCCGCCACGGTTCAGACATACCTTACCGAATAG
- a CDS encoding CoA pyrophosphatase, whose amino-acid sequence MNIEQFRQRFLLQLPQAKPVGKASDRQAAVLLPVIDRPEPTLLLTLRSAHLRNHPGQVAFPGGKQDFSDRSLKETALRETHEELGLTGDKIEVIGQLPTVSSQTGFRVTPFVAILPADLPVRVEAAEVAMVFEVPLLPLLDSRHFSPLIVTRNGKSRQVWVSDYPHQFIWGMTAGIIRDLGKQLLGI is encoded by the coding sequence ATGAATATTGAACAATTCCGGCAGCGCTTCCTGTTGCAGCTTCCTCAGGCAAAACCGGTAGGGAAAGCGAGCGATCGCCAGGCTGCGGTGCTGCTACCGGTTATCGATCGTCCGGAGCCAACACTGTTACTAACCCTTCGTTCTGCTCATCTCCGAAATCATCCCGGACAGGTTGCTTTTCCAGGCGGTAAACAGGATTTCAGTGATCGTTCACTTAAAGAGACAGCGCTCAGAGAAACGCACGAAGAACTGGGACTGACGGGCGATAAGATAGAAGTCATTGGCCAGTTGCCAACAGTCAGCAGCCAGACCGGGTTCCGCGTGACGCCATTTGTGGCAATACTTCCGGCGGATTTACCTGTCAGAGTTGAAGCGGCAGAAGTTGCAATGGTGTTCGAAGTCCCGTTATTACCACTGCTTGATAGTCGTCATTTTTCACCACTGATAGTGACCCGCAATGGAAAATCACGTCAGGTCTGGGTATCAGACTATCCGCACCAGTTTATCTGGGGCATGACTGCTGGTATCATCCGCGATCTTGGTAAGCAATTACTCGGCATATAG
- a CDS encoding ATP-dependent DNA helicase produces the protein MTDDFSPEGALTTAIPGFRPREAQRQMAGAVAEAINDGGELVVEAGTGTGKTYAYLVPALRSGKKVIVSTGSRALQDQLYSRDLPTIVRALGFKGKTAILKGRSNYLCLERMDQQNLTGGDLPVQSLTDLVSVRGWSSVTVDGDISQCASVAEDSALWPLVTSTNDNCLGSDCPRYSECFVVKARKRAMDSDVVVVNHHLFLADLVVKESGFAELIPDAQVMIFDEAHQLPDIASQYFGQQISGRQLQDLAKDIIIAYRTEVRDMQQLQKAADRLSQASQDFRMILGEPGFRGNLRELLQQQNISRMLVLLDDALELCYDVIKLSLGRSALLDAAFERAAQYRTRLKRIINTDQPGFSYWYECTSRHFTLALTPLSVAERFREVVDARNAAWIFTSATLAVNGQMQHFAGRLGVTSARQIILNSPFDYARQALLCVPRNLPETHRPGAAKQLVKILTPLIEANRGRCFFLCTSYQMMRELAAEFRAVLSLPVLLQGETSKGQILQQFIEAGNALLVATSSFWEGVDVRGDALSLVIIDKLPFTSPEDPLLKARMEDARHRGLDPFDEVQLPDAVITLKQGAGRLIRDETDRGVLVICDSRLVSRPYGALFVNSLPDCPRTRDLVRAEQFITEGRSTE, from the coding sequence GTGACAGATGATTTTTCCCCTGAAGGGGCGCTGACAACCGCAATCCCGGGGTTTCGGCCACGCGAGGCCCAGCGGCAAATGGCCGGGGCTGTGGCAGAAGCAATTAATGATGGCGGCGAACTGGTGGTAGAAGCCGGTACCGGGACCGGAAAAACCTATGCTTATCTGGTACCCGCTCTGCGATCCGGTAAAAAAGTGATTGTATCGACCGGTTCGCGGGCATTACAGGATCAGCTGTACAGCCGGGATTTACCGACCATTGTGCGTGCTCTGGGGTTTAAAGGTAAAACGGCTATCCTGAAAGGGCGTTCAAATTATCTCTGCCTGGAACGGATGGATCAACAGAACCTGACGGGTGGTGATTTGCCGGTACAGTCACTCACCGATTTGGTCAGTGTCCGGGGCTGGTCTTCGGTCACCGTTGACGGAGACATCAGTCAGTGTGCCAGTGTGGCAGAGGATAGTGCGCTTTGGCCACTGGTGACCAGCACCAATGATAACTGTCTTGGCAGCGATTGCCCGCGTTACAGTGAATGCTTTGTGGTAAAAGCCCGTAAAAGAGCAATGGATTCAGATGTCGTTGTTGTCAATCACCATCTGTTTCTGGCAGATCTGGTAGTTAAAGAGAGCGGATTTGCTGAATTAATTCCTGATGCTCAGGTCATGATATTTGACGAAGCCCATCAGCTTCCGGATATCGCCAGTCAGTATTTCGGGCAACAGATCTCCGGCCGTCAACTCCAGGATTTAGCCAAAGACATTATCATCGCTTACCGCACCGAAGTGCGGGATATGCAACAGTTGCAGAAAGCAGCAGACCGGTTATCTCAGGCAAGCCAGGATTTTCGTATGATTCTTGGCGAACCCGGATTTCGTGGGAATCTGCGTGAGTTACTACAGCAACAAAATATATCGCGGATGCTGGTGCTGCTCGATGATGCACTGGAACTCTGCTATGACGTAATAAAACTGTCTCTCGGGCGATCCGCGCTGCTGGATGCAGCGTTTGAACGAGCCGCGCAGTACCGGACGCGGCTTAAACGTATCATTAATACCGATCAGCCAGGTTTCAGTTACTGGTATGAATGTACTTCGCGACATTTCACCCTGGCACTGACGCCGTTATCAGTCGCTGAACGTTTTCGTGAAGTGGTCGATGCCCGGAATGCAGCCTGGATATTTACCTCTGCGACATTAGCAGTCAATGGCCAGATGCAGCACTTTGCGGGACGTCTGGGGGTCACTTCGGCCAGACAGATCATTCTCAATAGTCCGTTTGATTATGCCCGCCAGGCTTTATTATGTGTTCCGAGAAATTTACCAGAAACACACCGGCCAGGCGCGGCAAAACAATTGGTTAAGATACTGACACCTCTGATAGAAGCTAATCGCGGCAGATGTTTCTTTTTATGTACTTCTTATCAGATGATGAGAGAACTGGCCGCAGAGTTCAGAGCGGTGCTGAGCCTTCCGGTGCTGTTGCAAGGGGAAACCAGCAAAGGACAAATACTGCAGCAGTTTATCGAAGCCGGAAATGCATTGCTGGTGGCGACCAGTAGCTTCTGGGAAGGAGTTGATGTGCGGGGAGATGCCTTATCATTAGTTATTATTGATAAACTACCTTTTACCTCGCCGGAAGATCCACTGCTGAAAGCACGAATGGAAGATGCCAGACACCGGGGGCTTGATCCGTTTGATGAAGTTCAACTCCCTGATGCTGTTATTACCCTGAAACAGGGGGCGGGTCGTCTGATTCGTGATGAAACTGACCGTGGGGTGTTGGTGATTTGTGATTCGCGCCTGGTATCACGACCTTATGGCGCCTTATTCGTCAACAGTCTGCCGGATTGTCCGCGTACCCGTGATTTAGTCAGGGCCGAGCAGTTTATTACTGAAGGCAGGTCAACTGAGTAG
- the fadD gene encoding long-chain-fatty-acid--CoA ligase FadD yields the protein MVLQYDFQTPARTKAWLAHYPDGVPPEIDADHYNSLIDLFEHAVLRYNDKPAYISMGEELTFRQLEEQSCAFAAFLQQELKLEKGTRVALMMPNTLQFPIVLFGILRAGMVVVNVNPLYKPRELRHQLSDSGAEAIVIVSNFVNTLQQVIGETRLKHVIVSDLGDGLRWPKRALVNLAVKYVKRLVPAWNLPGAHSYRDCLKRGHQLTYARPQLSNNDLAFLQYTGGTTGLAKGAMLTHRNLQANLEQCKAMYGGLLTPGEEMVVTALPLYHIFALTVNCLLFLEVGGSNLLITNPFDSKTMIKTLGRYRFTTLSGVNTLFNTLLANPEFRKLDFSALKLTVGGGMTVNKVVAERWEALTGNYLLEGYGLTECSPLVSVNPCNITSYTGSIGVPVPSTEIKVVDDNGNELRDGEQGELLIRGPQVMAGYWQQPEATREVMTDGWLHSGDIVTVDSEGFIRIVDRKKDMILVSGFNVYPSEIEEVIMSYSKVSEVAAVSVPSEATGEAIKVFVVAKDKSLTREELLDHCRKNLTGYKIPKYVEFRDALPKSNVGKILRRELRTEAAAQRHHD from the coding sequence ATGGTGTTACAATATGATTTTCAGACGCCAGCAAGGACGAAGGCCTGGTTAGCACATTATCCTGACGGGGTACCGCCGGAGATCGATGCCGATCACTATAACTCATTGATTGATCTTTTCGAACACGCTGTACTGCGTTACAACGACAAACCTGCCTATATCAGCATGGGGGAGGAACTAACATTCCGCCAGCTGGAAGAGCAGAGTTGCGCCTTCGCGGCCTTTCTGCAACAGGAGCTGAAACTGGAAAAAGGCACCAGAGTTGCTCTGATGATGCCTAATACTCTTCAGTTTCCGATAGTGTTGTTTGGTATCCTGCGGGCAGGAATGGTGGTAGTGAATGTTAACCCGCTGTATAAGCCCAGAGAGTTACGCCATCAGTTGTCTGACAGTGGTGCCGAAGCTATCGTGATCGTCAGTAATTTTGTGAATACTCTGCAGCAGGTTATCGGGGAAACCCGACTGAAACATGTGATTGTTTCTGACCTGGGCGACGGTTTGCGTTGGCCTAAACGGGCGCTGGTAAACCTGGCTGTTAAGTATGTTAAACGTCTGGTGCCTGCCTGGAACCTGCCCGGTGCTCATTCTTATCGTGACTGCCTGAAACGTGGCCACCAATTGACTTACGCCAGACCTCAACTGAGTAACAATGACCTCGCGTTTCTGCAATACACCGGAGGTACCACAGGTCTGGCAAAAGGAGCAATGCTGACTCACCGGAATCTGCAGGCGAATCTTGAACAGTGCAAAGCAATGTACGGAGGCTTGTTAACTCCGGGCGAAGAGATGGTAGTCACTGCCTTGCCTCTGTACCACATCTTCGCGCTGACCGTTAACTGCCTGCTGTTTCTGGAGGTTGGAGGCAGTAATCTTCTCATCACCAATCCGTTTGATTCTAAAACCATGATTAAAACCCTCGGGCGTTATCGGTTTACCACCTTAAGCGGAGTAAATACTTTATTTAACACCTTACTGGCGAACCCTGAATTCAGAAAACTGGATTTTTCAGCTCTGAAGCTGACTGTGGGGGGCGGGATGACCGTGAATAAAGTCGTTGCTGAACGCTGGGAGGCGCTGACCGGCAACTATCTGCTGGAAGGTTACGGCCTGACGGAGTGTTCTCCTCTGGTTTCAGTCAATCCCTGCAATATTACCAGCTATACTGGCAGTATCGGGGTGCCGGTGCCTTCTACCGAGATAAAAGTGGTAGACGATAACGGTAATGAGCTGCGGGATGGAGAGCAGGGTGAATTACTGATTCGCGGGCCTCAGGTGATGGCGGGTTACTGGCAGCAGCCGGAAGCTACACGCGAGGTCATGACCGATGGCTGGTTGCACAGCGGGGATATAGTTACGGTAGACAGTGAAGGGTTTATCCGGATTGTTGACCGTAAAAAAGATATGATTCTGGTCTCCGGGTTTAATGTCTATCCCAGTGAAATCGAAGAAGTTATTATGTCTTATTCTAAAGTTTCCGAAGTCGCTGCTGTGAGTGTCCCAAGTGAAGCTACCGGCGAGGCTATCAAAGTATTTGTGGTCGCCAAAGATAAGTCGCTGACCCGTGAAGAGTTACTTGACCACTGTCGTAAAAATCTGACAGGCTATAAAATTCCGAAGTACGTTGAATTTCGTGATGCTTTGCCGAAAAGCAATGTCGGGAAAATTTTGCGCCGCGAATTACGCACAGAAGCAGCGGCGCAACGCCACCATGACTGA
- the tsaB gene encoding tRNA (adenosine(37)-N6)-threonylcarbamoyltransferase complex dimerization subunit type 1 TsaB, with protein sequence MQDISALKLLALDTATEACSAAILNRQQLDARFEIAPRDHTRRILPLVAELLAGQGLALTDLDALVFCRGPGSFTGVRIGIGIAQGLALGAELPMIGVSTLATLAEGAWRLQQADRVLAAIDARMGEVYWAEYQRSADGEWQGDNTEQVLSPAQAVERMQQLSGRWAMAGTGWQAYPELQQGHALELTVSGAELPTSQDMLPLAVSQWQRGEVSAVAEIEPVYLRNEVTWKKLPGR encoded by the coding sequence ATGCAAGATATCTCAGCTTTAAAATTACTGGCTCTTGATACCGCAACTGAAGCCTGTTCTGCAGCAATTTTAAACCGTCAGCAACTTGATGCCCGGTTTGAGATTGCTCCACGCGACCATACCCGCAGGATATTGCCGCTGGTTGCCGAACTGCTGGCAGGTCAGGGGCTGGCGCTCACGGATTTGGATGCTCTGGTGTTTTGTCGTGGGCCAGGCAGCTTTACCGGCGTAAGAATTGGTATTGGTATCGCGCAGGGGCTCGCATTGGGCGCAGAATTGCCGATGATTGGTGTCTCTACCCTGGCGACTCTGGCCGAAGGAGCCTGGCGATTGCAACAGGCAGACCGGGTTCTGGCAGCGATTGATGCCAGAATGGGAGAAGTTTACTGGGCCGAATATCAACGCTCGGCTGACGGAGAATGGCAGGGTGATAACACGGAGCAGGTGCTAAGCCCGGCTCAGGCTGTTGAACGCATGCAACAACTCTCCGGACGCTGGGCGATGGCAGGCACTGGCTGGCAGGCTTATCCTGAATTACAGCAGGGTCATGCACTGGAGCTGACGGTTAGCGGGGCTGAGCTTCCGACATCGCAGGATATGTTACCGCTGGCTGTCAGCCAGTGGCAACGCGGTGAAGTATCCGCAGTCGCGGAAATTGAACCTGTTTATTTACGTAACGAAGTTACATGGAAAAAATTACCCGGCAGATGA